Proteins encoded in a region of the Pseudanabaenaceae cyanobacterium SKYG29 genome:
- a CDS encoding Fe(3+) ABC transporter substrate-binding protein: protein MSHKWTRRAIIFGISAGAANYLGRSAAQSGVVNLYSARHYDSDNILYENFRRQTGFRINLIEAKADELIARIKAEGANSPADVIITVDAGNLYRAQQEGLLRPIQSNILNAAIPSYLREPGGHWYGLTKRARVIIYNKEKVNPNELSTYEDLANPKWRGRLISRTSNHVYNQSLMGSIIAALGREKAEAWARGIVANFARPPQGNDTAQIRDVAAGVADLTFVNHYYLPRLIKSNKPEDREVAQKVGVFFPNQRDRGTHVNISGAGVARNAPNLEGAIKFIEYLASREAQDSLARVNNEYPVVSGTAIDSVVRGFGAFREDRLNAAEYARLNPEAVRIMDRAGWR from the coding sequence TTAGTGCAGGGGCAGCCAACTACCTAGGACGATCGGCAGCCCAGAGTGGGGTAGTCAATCTCTATTCTGCTCGTCACTACGACTCGGACAATATTCTGTATGAAAACTTTCGACGACAGACTGGTTTCCGCATCAACCTGATTGAGGCAAAGGCAGACGAGTTAATTGCTCGGATCAAAGCAGAGGGGGCTAACAGTCCTGCGGATGTGATTATTACTGTCGATGCAGGTAACCTCTATCGTGCTCAGCAGGAGGGGTTACTCCGTCCTATCCAGTCGAACATCCTGAATGCTGCTATCCCCAGTTATCTCCGCGAACCAGGGGGACATTGGTACGGCTTGACTAAGCGGGCGCGGGTGATTATTTACAACAAAGAGAAAGTTAATCCCAACGAACTTTCCACCTACGAGGATTTAGCAAATCCCAAGTGGCGCGGTCGTTTGATTTCCCGTACTTCTAACCATGTGTACAACCAATCTTTGATGGGTTCGATCATTGCTGCCCTGGGCAGGGAAAAGGCAGAAGCATGGGCACGGGGGATAGTAGCCAACTTCGCTCGTCCACCCCAGGGGAATGATACAGCCCAAATCCGTGATGTGGCAGCGGGAGTAGCTGATTTAACCTTTGTCAACCATTATTACCTCCCCCGTCTGATCAAATCCAACAAGCCAGAGGACAGGGAAGTAGCCCAGAAGGTAGGGGTGTTTTTCCCCAATCAGAGGGATCGGGGAACTCATGTCAACATCAGTGGGGCAGGGGTAGCGCGCAATGCCCCCAACCTTGAGGGTGCCATCAAATTCATTGAATATCTTGCTTCCAGGGAAGCCCAGGACTCTCTTGCCCGCGTCAACAATGAATATCCCGTTGTGTCAGGGACGGCAATTGATTCAGTGGTACGAGGATTTGGTGCCTTCCGAGAAGACCGTTTGAATGCTGCTGAATATGCTCGTTTGAACCCTGAGGCAGTCAGGATAATGGACAGAGCTGGCTGGCGCTAG